The Gopherus flavomarginatus isolate rGopFla2 chromosome 4, rGopFla2.mat.asm, whole genome shotgun sequence genomic interval CCCCATGTGCCTGGGCCCCAGGCTAGCAGCTTTGGCCAGCCCCTCCGGGTGGGCAGGGTCAGGGCTagagcagccctgcagccagcccccaaGGCAGAGCcattctcctgctgctgcagtcGGGCGCTgcctcccactcagcccagccGCTCCAGAGTTGTTCAGGGGTTTGAAGCTATTTTTATGAGATAGGGTTTGTCTTGTACCTTGTTTCTATTAAAGTCTGTTTGGAAGAAATGTCCCCTGAGCTCTGTAGTCTGGGGCAGGCCTCTCAGCTGTGCCAGGATCCCGCCGCACCCAGAGCAGCAGCGAGAGGGCTGCTGGTCCAGGAAGGCAGGAGTAGAGCCCACTGTGTTCACCTGCAGGAGCTGGCAGACTGCTCAGGGGGAGGCCTAAAGACAAGGCTGGACTGATGGAGGAAGGGCAAGCGAGCCAAGGGCCAGCTTTGCCCCCTTGGAGGAGAAGGGGTTAATGCAGTCTGCATGCTGTGCCCATAATAAAACCGTCAGCAccacctggctggcaggagccaccGCTTCCCTCAGAGCCTCTCCTGGGACGGGAGCCCCCCCTGCGAGCAGAGCAGATGATCActggggtcccttctggcctgggcaTCTACCTGGCCCTATCTGTACCCAGGGCTGCTCTGACGCAAGTGACCGGGAGACCTTCCTCAAacacctgcctcttccctggggcCGCCAAGCCCAGATTTCTCTGCCCGAGAACATGGGGAGCTGGGCGTGGGGCCAATGGCTTCcctgtcccccctctcccccttgtGATCGCAGCAGGAGTCTAACCTGGGCCCCAGCTGGAGGGCTCCTCCTCTCCTATCAGCCCGAGCAGCATGCTCTGCGCCCCACAGGCAGGGCTCTGCTGGCACCGCAGTGACACCAAGGCGCCCACACATGGGAGGTTCCAGCCCTTTATTTGTGTCCAGCGGGTTTGTTTGCACAAAGCTACGGCGGGGTGCGATGTGGAGCCAGGCTGCGGGGCCTGACGCGGCTGTcagctctgcttctggccatggcAGGccgtgctcagggcttgggctctgtTGGGGCAAACAAGAACAAACAGCTCAGGGCACAAGGGCGAGTCGGGAGGGGAGCCGGCACTACTGCCACGGAGACCAGTCCCCGCCCCCTTACGCAGCTCATCTGCTGCATCGGAACGGCCCTCGGGCAGGCCCTGCAGCTCACAGGCCAGACGTGCTGCCAGGGAAACCAGCTCCAGCCAGACCCACTGGGGCCAATGCCCAGGCTCACTGGCCAGCTAGGGGAAGGGGCATCATAAACCTGCACTCCCGGGGACCACAATGCTCACGGGGAGACTTCACCAGCCACACGGCTCTAATGACCAAGTGCCCAGCGGTGTCTGTGCTAGTGGGGGCTGAGACCCCATGCCAGCTCTGATAACCCAGCCAGTGCCCAGCAGTGTCTGTGCCACCAGGGgcagagaccccaccccaccccacccccgagcaGCCAGCCAGTGCCCAGCAGTGTCTTTGCCAACAGGGGCTGagaccccaccccagatccaagtgCCCAGCCAGTGCCCAGCGGTGTCTGTGCCAATGGGCTGAGAGACCCCAGCTCCGAGCACCCAGCCAGTGCCCAGTGGTGTCTGTGCCACCAGGGGTggagaccccaccccacccccgagcaCCCAGCCAGTGCCCAGCGCTGCGGCCTTACCTGCGGGGCGGCCCCTCACTCCTGCTTCTTGGGGTTGTTGACAGCCACGTAGTGGTAGAGAACCACGAGCAGGAAGAGCGACACGCCCAGCATGTTGGCGAAGATGGCGAGCTGCACGTCGGTGACCATCCTGCGGGCAGCGGGCCGGGTCagcgggctgggggagggaccggccggggggtcccgggggcggggcaagggGGTCCcgggccctgggggaggggggtcccaggtgggggaggggccctggggtcgggggggtcccgggggcggggcaagggggtcccggggtggggggaggggtcccaggtgggggaggggccctgggggagggggggtcccaggtgggggaggggccctgggggagggggggtcccgggggcggggcaagggggtcccaggtgggggaggggccctggggtcGGGGGGGTCCCGCGCCCCCCCCCACTCACGCGCAGGCTGCGGCTCTGAGGCTCCTCGGACACGTCCCGCCAGCGGCTGCTGATTCCGGTCGCGGCGCGGTGCATTGTGGGGCGGGGACGCTCTGTCCGCCGGAGGCTCCCGGGGCGCAGCGCCCCCTGgcgcgggggcggggcggggcagcggCTGGTGCCGGGGGGGGCCGTTTGCCCCGCGGGCCCCGCCCCGAGGCCAGGCCGATGGGCGCGCACCAGGCTTCGCGCCGCGGGCTCCCCGCGAGCAGGGCCGGTCCCTGAGCCCGCCCGCAGCCTCCAGCGCGAGTCCCGGCCGGGAAGggggggcccctgccccgtagccCTGCGGGCGGGACTCGGCCCTGGGCCTGGGGCGGCGGCCTCCTGCCTGACCCCCGGGCGGGGGCGGGGGTCCCCGAGGGTCTGTGCGGGGAGACCGGCCGCGGGCTCCACAGGACCCCCCCCGCGCCGCCGCGCGCTCCGGACACCCCCGCTGGGCAGCGAGCGGGGCCCTGGGGAGCACGAGCTGCACCCAGAGCCGGGGGCCCCGAGCGGGGCCCGCATCTCTGCGTTAGCAGCTGCCGCTGCGGACAGGAGCCGTGGCAGGTCTCCCCTGCGGGGATCAGGCCAGTCCCTGTGAGTGTGGTTAACCGGGGGGGGGTCCGGAGCCTGCAGCCTCCAGAGCCCAGAGACATTCCCGGGGCACATCCTGCGCCTCTAAACTGTATCAGCCCCGCTccgatcgggggggggggggtcacgctgcccttgctggggcccccagccccctcccctcctgccgtGCTCAGGCTGAGCTCGCTGACCACCCGCCCTTAGCAATCAGCCGTCGGGCTTTCAAGCCCTTCGCTGCtctgccaaagtctccccgttcACAGGGGCCCGCAGCCGCTCCCCGGCGGGACTCCCCTGGGCacgggaggcagggcaggggcaggagcccCTGGCACCGGGTCAGCACCAGGCCTtggtgcagggcctggggggaTGAGCCCAGCGCCGCCCCCTCTGCCTGCCGGCAGCTCCTCACTGCAGGACCCGGGGCAGCCCCGCTGGCGGCTGCGTTAGCCGGTTCCCGGGATCGCCGGCCGATGGCAGCAGCGAGCCGTGGGTGCTGCGGGAGGCCAGAGCTCAATGGGGCCGGGGCCTCCCTCGGCTCCGTGGGGCCCCCGGGGCGTCATGGGGGCCGGGGCCTCCCTCGGCTccgtggggcacctggagctctcGGGGTTGGGGGGCACCTTCAAAGGGCTCGAAGGACTGGGATATGGGCCCCCTGAGCTCGccctcctctcctgcccctcAGGTGCTGACGCCGTCCAGCAGAGCCAGGGGCTCTGCGTGTGCATCCTGGCACTGCCCCGTGGAGACGCTGGCTGCACCGTGCCCCTCGCTCGTGCTGCTCTGGGCCGGCTGAGCCCACAGGCgggtgccaggctgcaggcccacGGGGCGCGGAAGTGTCTGGAGACCAAGGCTGGGGCTTTGCTCGCTGTGATGATGCGAGGGAGCCGCCGGCCCTGCCCAAGCTCCTGTGCCCGGGCCAGAGACACCGACGGCCCCACCCAGCACATGCCCGGCCCTGGAGCCCAAGGCGGCTCGTCGCATTGAGCTCAACATCCGGCACAAGAGGCTGCTCTTGCTGTGGGGGCTGCTGC includes:
- the OST4 gene encoding dolichyl-diphosphooligosaccharide--protein glycosyltransferase subunit 4: MVTDVQLAIFANMLGVSLFLLVVLYHYVAVNNPKKQE